Part of the Marasmius oreades isolate 03SP1 chromosome 5, whole genome shotgun sequence genome is shown below.
CGACAATTTGTAGGTCTCCACAGTCCAAATAAAACATGTAGGGGCTTGGGTTGACCTGCCTGAGTTGGCGGTAGGCGTTGAATGGAGTCAAAGAGGTTTCACGGACGAGACGTTGTGAGGGAACGGCTTGGATGATATCGCCAGCGACGATGTGCTCCTTTAGTGTAGTCACGAAGCCCTCGTAGCCTGCCTGTCCAACGTTTGAGACGGTTTCCTTGCCGAGCACGATAGGTGGCTGATGAGGTTCAGGTGTTGTATTCACCAGCAATGATTTGGCGAGTCGTCGGGCCTTAGCAACCGCTGTCTCGTAGACAAAAGAAAGATTGTCTGTTCCAGTGTTACTGGGGGCAAAGACGTGGGAGACGACTTTAATGGTCTGGAAAATGTGATCATAGATCACAAGTGTGTCGGCCAACATGAAGATAGCTTCAGGCATGCCAACCACGTCTTTCAACTCGCATTTCGTCTTTGGCTCGAAATGTTGAATACAGTCATAGGCGACATATCCGATAGCACCACCAGTGAAGGTGGGGATTTCCGGAAGTTTAACGTACTGATGAACCGCTAACTCTTTTTGGAGAGGAGCCATAGGATCGCCAGAAATTTCATGCCCGGGACCAGTTCTGATCACTTTGAATGGATCTGCACAGGAAAGGATCATGAAACCATGTCATCGAGTGGATAATCATATTTACGAACCTGCACCGATGAAACTGTACTGTGCAAGAGTCTCTCCACCGACGACTGACTCGAGCAAGAAGCTGTACTTGGAATCCTTTGCAATCCGTAGGTAGACCATGCATGGTGTGAGGAGGTCGGCGGGTATCTCGACATAAACTGGGACACAATTGCCCTTCTTCTCGTGGAGGATGAGGTTCTCGACTGTCTCTAAAGAGGGATAAGGGGCCAGTTTCTTGGGGCCAGAGGCAACATCAGAATCAAGACACCAGAAGATCTACGAAATCGAAACTCACTGAAGCATCCATTATGAAGAGAGGGATGAGAGAGGAAGGTTAAAGAGCCAGCGGTCAGTGAATTACTTTAAATACTCACCGTTTTGGTAAAACCCGGTCAAACCTATGATTACACCTCGATTCACCTGTTCTCAGACGGCCGAGTCCGTTGTGATCTCAATTTACTGTCCCTCTGTTCGTGTAAGCCTCCGAATTTTTCTCACTTTCATTTTGGCACACAACTAAGATCCAGAGAGAACAGGCCGCAGACGTTGAGATCCATGTAGACAAAACCCTCGTTTCTGTTCACATCAACCCATATTTCCTGCGTTTAAATCTCTCGCATTCTTTGCAGGAAGACGACGCTTCCTCAGCTCAATATGATCCTGGCTCTGGATATCTCACCATAACTCTCACAAAACATGTCCATGGACAACACTTTGAAGACCTTGATCTACTTGCGAAATTGCTTGCACCGCGGCCGGTATTGCCTCCGAAACAGCCTATCATTGAGTTACTGGATAGAGATGAAGCGGCCGAAGCGGACCTAAGTTCTCAGACCCAAGAGCTGGCCGTCGATGATGAAGAGCAGCAAGAGCTTCTGGAAGGTATTTATCCTCGCTATCAGTTGCAACTCCAACCTCATAGTCAAAAGCTGCCCGCAACGATTGGCAACTTCCTCAGGAAGTCCTGGAACCAACCCCGCTCAAGTTGACACCTCAGTGCTACTATGGATTTCTCGATATGTATTCCGGATATTTCACCAACGTGTCTTACACCGAGAACGAGGTGAACGAACTAGGCGTAGACGCAGAGCGATGCACGCCGGAAGACAGACGGCCAAAAAGAATCCTTCACGAGGACGAAAAATGGGACAGTGAACACTATATGTAAGTTGTATTtcaaaatctcaacttgCCGCATTTTTGGTTCACGGCATTTTAGGGCGGACTTTGCGGAAGACGAGTATATTCAAGAGTTGATCAAATGGAGGCATCCACATACCGAGGGTCCAGTAGATCCCAAATTCGCTGAAAAAGAGAATGCGATGATGCTAAATCTCCCTAGAAAAGAATGTCAGTCCTCGTCCAGTTCATTTCTCATCCAGATTGACATTTGACTGAGCTAAAATAGATCTTCCGAGTCAAAGACAGACACATAATCTCTATCTCACCCTTCTGACGGTTCTGTTCGCATACGCATATGATTCTCGGACAACGCAACATGATCCTACGCCGGAAAGTGCTTGGACATTGTGTACTCTGGTTCCTGCCTTCTCAGCATTAGACCCGGGACCCTATACATCGACCGTATGGGACCCGAGTTCTGCATTCCACAGAGAAGAGATTGCAGCCGTCTTCATCCCAAGTTACCGTCGATCCTTATCGTTTCCTCTCTACCGATCCTTTGCTCTTGCTCAAAAGTGTCGGGATGACGTTGCTAAGTTCATTGCGAGAGGGAAAAGGACCGTCCTTAAATGTCTACTCGAGATGAAAAATATACTTGATCATCATGAAGTCTATTATGTCTACAGCAAGATCTGGTTAGACGACTATTGTGTTTGGATACAAACTCATGCAAGGTCAGTCAGTTCAGAGATTTATTTAGGATAACTCTGATCCTGCCTTCAGTGACGAGATGCTTTCTCGACTAGCTTCCGCCGTGGAAACGACTGAAATTCAAAAGACATCAATTGGATGGCATCTGGACCAGATAGAGGCGATTGTTCATAACATTCAAATTGAGAGAAATATGGATAGCGACGATGCTGACAGTGATGATGAATGACCGCGACCTTTGACCTGACCACCGTTACTCTATCATGTTCTGTGTTGCTGTAAAGAGAGATCGGGTGTGTTCACCATGAGACCGAAAGGAAGCTGTTGTAGAGTTAGATAACAGTTCCCGACATACTGTAAGTACAATCTATAACCCAAGAATATTCGAGCCTCGCTGTATTCTATTGTCGGTCTTAGTCCACATGATAATGATTAGGTTTGAGAGGCTGAGCGATAGCATGTTGGCCTTCTGGAACCACATCATACCCACTTTGCCCCAAATCGGTAGGGAGAACAGCCGTCTCGTCCAGAGTGCTATTAAAGAGCAGAGCTTCCCCTTCTTCGGAATCGACGAGTGGTTCGCCACCCTCCGGACCGGAGATGCATGGTGGGATTGAAACCAGGTTATTAAAAAGGAACTGTGTAAAAACGTGAGAATCAAAAAGAGATAACGAGATTATACAACAGGTATACGCACAGTGCCGTAGCTACAGCGAAGAGATGTATCAATAATTTAGCTCCTAAACGAGATACACAGGACTTACACCAATAAGGAGAAACCGAGCACTTGAAGTAAAGAGATGGGGAACAAAAGTTTTTCCCATCCTAAGCCTAGACTGATTATCCAGATAGACAGCGTTCTACATGTGTCGGCGAGAGACCGAGCGGTTGCGCTAACGTGGCGAGTAACGCTCAAtccaaagtagttgaagagTGCGATGCTACAAGCGATTGCGATACCCGAGTAAAGGACGGAAGGTGTGTTGATCATCTGGTCCCAGCCACGGCGGAGATCGAAGAAAGGGGACTTCGAAGCAACCGAAGGCATTGTTAAAATCGGGACGAAAAGAAGAATTGTGAGGGCCCCAAAAAGACCCTCGTATCCGACGGCGACAAGTGGAGGAACAGCATACCGACCTACAGATCAAAGATAAGCAAAATAGCATCAGCCTCGTGGTAGAGAAATATGAGGACCCAGGATCTTCTCTGAAGTTAATAAATATGAGTTAAGACGTGTGGGGTGATGTGTAGATGTGCGAACTTACCCTCGACGACGAACTGAGTTGCAGTACTTGATGTGGAGATTGAGCAAAAGAGCAGCTGAAGTAGTAGAGCTCACTCACAAAACCTGGGCGAAAAGAACGAAGAAAACACCTAAAATGAATATCTGAGCATAGACAGTAAGAAGAACTTTGTAAAGAACTAACCAATGACCGCAGCAGTCGCTTGAGGTTGTCCACTGGGTTCTGGCGGAGGCAAGTCGGCATTGGGTGCGGCCAACCGGGAGAGTAGCATGGTATTCACGGCATCCTTCACGGCATCTTTGATCAGAGAACCACTGTAGCCGACTAGAGCGACGCCGGCCATGACAACGAGGAGTGATATCCACTGGTATAACCAGAGTCGACGGCGGAGGAAGGTAACACTAAGAAAGGCCACGAAGAGAACGAGGGAGCCACGGGTCATCTGATAGATTGAGACTGGAGTGTATAGTAGGCCAACATTCATCAACTAGACGACACGTCAACCCGCAGGCTCAAGATaacgaaaagaaaatgacACACAGTGGTACCAGTGAGATCACAGGCGGCCGGAATCCATAAGAGGAAGACTTTCCAGCCACTGAGGGGAACAGAGCCAATTTTATTCTGAGAGTCTGAATCGGTATCAGGTTCTGTGGGGAGCTGAACCTTGGCGGCCTTGCGTTTGGAGTTTAGCCATGAGACGATGACAGGGATAAAGCCTAAGAAGGATTGCATGAGCACGGAAATGTTTCCCGACATCAGCTATACAGACAAAGCATTTCGCCAACTAAGTGATGGATGAGGACCCTAAGATAAGTCGAACATGACAAATGAACTTACGGAACATCTGGAGCGTTTGCCATACGGGTTGCTCGTAGAGAATGCGACGATGAATATCCGTGTCATCACAGTTTTCAACACATTGCATGTCCTAGGAAACAATTAAGAGTAAAATAAGAGGGGGATGTGGGTGCATACCTGCCACTTGCTCCAGAGGGAATTACTGGAGCCCTGAAAACAAAAATTAAGGAACAGAGTCCGTAGCGAGTGTTAAAACGCACAGTGATAATCATGCCCGCCAGCAGAATGGGCACATAGAAAGAGGTGGGCATCGTGAGGGTAGATGAGAGAGAGACAGAACCGGCAACGGTATAGATGCCAAGCCAAATAATCAGTCGGAAAAATAATTAATTAATTAAATAGCAAGATTGGCAAGAAGCTGCATGATCGCTTTGGAGCACAATTTATGGAAGCATTTAATTTCTCTTTCTGTACTGTTCCACCAGCACTACAACTGTGTGGTCGCATGTGAAGAGGTCCTCCAGGTCCTCTCATGGTTCATCTGCTTCTAGTATCCACCAAAGGTCTTTATTTCCCacatttctctttttctctttcctcaCCGCCCATTCTCGCAGGCAACGGTGTCCGTTACTTTCCCTTTGCCGGCTATCTTGGCCTTACCCCAGTCAAAGTCGAAGGAGGCATGTTCTGTTCCTATCCTCATTTCCATCTTAGCAGCTGATTCTAGTTCATCAGTTGTCTGTACAAAACTTGATAGTGATCTCAAGACACTACCAGCAAAGTCCATCACTATCTCTGTTCGCTGTTACGAATCTCGCCTCGGTCGTCTAGGTGCATTACAGACAAACGTCATCGTCGATCACTCACAAATCCTTTGGACAAAGCCTGAAGGCCAAGAATATGATGCTATTGGCGACGGCGAATATCCATTTCGAATAGCCTTGCCTCCCAGAGTCGCTGGCTTCAGTACTGTCTCCTTTCCAGAATATAGGTGTGTCTGGCGTGTTGAAGCAGGTAGTGATGGTATCTTATCCTTACCGCTACCCTAACTGATCCACTCATTTTCTAGTCATTAACCATATACCTCTTACAGGAATTGGTTCACGTCAAGTAAAGCATGTAGATTTACCTCTCATGAGATATGACCTTCCTCCAAGTGTTTCTCGCCACGCTCCATCTCACCACGATTGCGAACCGAAACTTGATCGCCACATTTGTAAACAACCTCGTGGTCCCCGAATAAGCTACTCCATGGCTACCCCTAAGGCGCCTATCGGACCCACCGACCTCGTATCCATTCCAATACACATCCTTCCAGATGATTCTGGTGTCTCCATACGTAGCGCTATACTGGTTGTTGAGCGTCGCATATTCTTAAATGATTCGGCTTCGGCGCGCCCTCTTACATCTTCGACTACTTCGTTAAGCAGTCAAAATGCACCAACGTCTCAATCAGCACCCGCCTCGTCTTCGCTACCCATCCCATCGAGGTTTTCTTCCTCGACCTCTTCACTCGCCTTGTCATTGCTATCCGGATCCTACGGCAACGAAGATAATAACTCTCTTACTGCCCTCACTCGAAACAGCCCTTCCCGTTCTTCGGATAGTCTGTCAACGCGAGCAATCATTACACCCGTTGCGGGATCCGAGTCTTCGGGCCCGTTTTCTCGATCGCCTAGCGGTTTGTGGAGCAAAGCATTAACGTTTCAGTGGCCAACTGTGAAATCGACGGGACGCTGGGCTATTGGAGAAACCATACAGTCCGAACTTGTAGCTGTCAAGTTCTATCTACGCGTAAAGGTAGTAAGCTGTTTCTTCACTGGTGTACCTTCTAAGCAGATTTCTTAGGTCATAGTCACCTCGTCATATGGTACGGATTCACTTGAcctcgatgaagaggagCTTTTCGTCGTCTCCATCAATGATTCCGAAAGGCGTATAGCCATGGCAAAATATCAAGACCTTGCCAGCTCCTCAGactccaaatccaaatcacTGCGACATTCGCGGCGTGAAGCCGAAAATGTTCCTGAACTACCGATTCCTTCAGCCGCGGAATGTCCCCCTCACCCTTCTGCTTCCTCTTTCTCGAAGTCAATGAAAAGCAAAACGCCACGTCGGCCTCACACAAGTGCCGGCCCCCGCGATAAATCATTTGGTGTGACAGGTTCGCGGGTGGACAGCCGGTATGACAGGACCTTTGATACGTACCACCGCGACCACGATGATCAAACCCCGTACCGACGCAAGCTGCGGCCCGGCACTGCCACTACCCCCGAGGTGACGAGAAGTAGTGCTTCTGGGTTCGTGTACTCGACGACGAGAGTCAGCACCGGACCGAGCATCCGTAGCAATTCCACTTACGCCAGTGATTCAACGACCGCAAGTAAAACGAGCGTTTCTGGAGGATTGTCATTGAACATCCGGGATTCAGCCAACATACGGgaatgggaagaagagttggcgCAGATAGAAGCTCAGAGTCGAAGATCGAGCGATCTGCTCGGGTTTGGGCTCAGGCGAAAACGGCCCAGTACGGCTACCAGTAGAACTCCCTTACTTTTCGCAGGCAAAGCATAATACGCTTTTTTGAGGGCCGTCCAGGTCATCTGTGTCCCATGTATTGCATTGTCGTATCATACTTGTATACCATCTTTGTATTATCCCTCTGGACTCTGTTTTTTATCAATTTGATTCTCTTACACGTGGATCGTTTCTCGTAGACCTGTAACCGGTCCCTCTGTGACGATACCAAACATGAACAGAGGGTTTTGTCACAGAGAGGTCGGTGACACGCGTTTCTCGCGGTCACGTTATAACACGTCACAACAACGGGCAATTTACTACCTGCAATAATATTGATccatattccttttcctcatgcATTTTCCCTGGTTAAGATTCACAGGAGTCGCTATTGGTCGTGCGTTGATTGTCCTGTGCAACATTCAATATGCAACTCAGAACTTCTGTTGTGTTTAGTAACGGGGTTCGGTTACCTGTTCATGAAAGGTCCGGAAACGAGTTTCTTCCTCATGGCAATTCGTTGTAAACAGTTCTCTCGACAGCCACCGTACCTACAGAGGAGCAGCTTTACAATGCAAGTTGTTTTGGCCATATCTCTCCTGTCAGACAAAATTGACCTTTTTGTGGCCAACGTACTTCGGCTCCgctgtttctttttttttgccccaAACATAGAGAATGGCTCCAGATATCAGGAAAAAAGTTGATGCTGCACGGGTGTTACGAGAGGCTAGAGAAAACGAGGTGAAGAAGCAAGCGGAAGCGCAGGTGGGTTAACGTAGtccatcactgtccatccaaTCATTTAATCCATCCTTTCCGGCTGGTGTGTGTGTGAAGACCCCAGCACAAGATGTCGACCCAGATCAGTTGAAACCAATATGGGCTAACCCACCTTCGAGGAAATGAAATGAGGATACCACTTGACACAGGCTACATCTACACCACGCTCAGTCTCGCCCGTGCATCCTGCAGTCCAAACCTAGTGCTTCTTTTGTCACTCTGTCTATCTGACGTTGGATCTCATAGGTTATGGGTAAGATTCGTATAGAATCACATTATGTGAGTAAATACTGCAAATAAAAGTCGAATGATCTAAGAAGAGTAGAGAAACTTTACAGCGTGATGCTAATGTCAAGGACTAGGAATCAAGTATGTAGATGAGGAAGGAAATTTAGGTACGGTAGACACAAAGGAAAGCATGACCTGCGCTAAACCGCGGCTAGAAATTAATCTGAAAAGATTATGAGTTATGGCTTTTAAACAATTCGGAAAACAGTACACACTCAACATGAATTTCTCCCTTCAAGTCTTCCGTGAACATCAGAAGTTGTGTCGGAGGATGATGGTAACGGTTCGTAACTCCCAGGCGTTTGCAGTAATGCAAATGCCTTTGATTCAGACGTGCTTCTGTCAAAGATATCGGGTCGCTTTTGAGAGTCTTCAGATGAACCTCCGTTGCCTTTGTGATTCGTAGCTGAGAGGGTGTCGTGAATATCGGGATGAGGCGGTCCAGCATCGTTGGGAGTTAGGGACGACGAATTACTGTTGTTGGCGACGAGGAATGCGGAGGCAGTCGATGTTGTACTCAATGCAGCGGCTAGAGTACTGAAGGGAGGTGGGGAAGAGGGGTGACTTCGGCTGGATACTTCGTTTAATTTGCTATCTAGAGAACCGACAGCTGGAGAGGGTGAACGGTTGGCCAAGGTCGAACTAGGCCCGTGCTGGACCTGTAAAGAATCCTGGCTTTGGCAATTTCCACTTGAGGGGGACGGAGTTGACGAAGGGGAAGTTGAGGTGGAGATATCGAAAGAACAGGGATTGGTGGATGTCGACGCGGTAGGAGTCGACGAACTTCCCAAGTTGGAGGGTCCTGCCTCGGCGACTTCTGATTGTGCTGCCTCAGTTGTTCCagctttctccttctgctTCTCCTCTGCTTCTCTTCGCTGCTGTTCTTCATGTTCTAGCAATGATAAGCGCATCGCTTCCATCACCATTAACTGCAAGAAGATAAGTTCAAACTCAATACGTTCTGATCACCAAGTACTCACCTCTTCTAGATCTTGTCCAAGGTACTGTTCAAATGGATTATTTTGGTTTTGTTGCCTTCGTCTAGAACGCCTGCTGCCACCGCCCTCCGAAGACTCACCACCAGCCTCTTCCGATGACAACGCGTGCACACGACCACTTGTCACACCCACCGG
Proteins encoded:
- a CDS encoding uncharacterized protein (BUSCO:EOG09262L1P) produces the protein MDASKLAPYPSLETVENLILHEKKGNCVPVYVEIPADLLTPCMVYLRIAKDSKYSFLLESVVGGETLAQYSFIGADPFKVIRTGPGHEISGDPMAPLQKELAVHQYVKLPEIPTFTGGAIGYVAYDCIQHFEPKTKCELKDVVGMPEAIFMLADTLVIYDHIFQTIKVVSHVFAPSNTGTDNLSFVYETAVAKARRLAKSLLVNTTPEPHQPPIVLGKETVSNVGQAGYEGFVTTLKEHIVAGDIIQAVPSQRLVRETSLTPFNAYRQLRQVNPSPYMFYLDCGDLQIVGASPETMCRVSKNVVFNHAIAGTTKRGKTPEEDEARGAELLASEKDKAEHIMLVDLARNDVNRVCDPKTVKVDHLMQLEKFSHVIHITSQVSGKLRPGLTRFDAFRSIFPAGTVSGAPKIKAIEIIHSLEKERRGVYAGAVGRWDFADDEMDTCIAIRTMTFKDGKVYLQAGGGIVYDSVEFDEYMETINKLGSNVRTLDAAEKYWYESQNSV
- a CDS encoding uncharacterized protein (MEROPS:MER0011030) → MITPRFTCSQTAESVVISIYCPSVRAADVEIHVDKTLVSVHINPYFLRLNLSHSLQEDDASSAQYDPGSGYLTITLTKHVHGQHFEDLDLLAKLLAPRPVLPPKQPIIELLDRDEAAEADLSSQTQELAVDDEEQQELLEAARNDWQLPQEVLEPTPLKLTPQCYYGFLDMYSGYFTNVSYTENEVNELGVDAERCTPEDRRPKRILHEDEKWDSEHYMADFAEDEYIQELIKWRHPHTEGPVDPKFAEKENAMMLNLPRKEYLPSQRQTHNLYLTLLTVLFAYAYDSRTTQHDPTPESAWTLCTLVPAFSALDPGPYTSTVWDPSSAFHREEIAAVFIPSYRRSLSFPLYRSFALAQKCRDDVAKFIARGKRTVLKCLLEMKNILDHHEVYYVYSKIWLDDYCVWIQTHASDEMLSRLASAVETTEIQKTSIGWHLDQIEAIVHNIQIERNMDSDDADSDDE
- a CDS encoding uncharacterized protein (BUSCO:EOG09263RF8) is translated as MGNSSSSSARRQDETVDLGYLVPQGVYTGPRDWNHAIVTQLICQRRLAPFYRPLEEYDDSWTDEQILAARKEPSDAENSDGTRSDSPPMSANSGSTKLSHGKRANSLKEPSRPEAAIYRGAVECPICFLYYPPNINYSRCCAQAICTECFVQIKRNEPTTTHLVSEPAACPYCVQEDFGIVYTPPPWRTGIGSDVPSHGWSDSPKGSQQSLTINSSTPTHKRRQKSFSADNPEVVTIDHIRPDWEAKLAAIRAAVARRANRRIIMRQVGDRLIPVGVTSGRVHALSSEEAGGESSEGGGSRRSRRRQQNQNNPFEQYLGQDLEELMVMEAMRLSLLEHEEQQRREAEEKQKEKAGTTEAAQSEVAEAGPSNLGSSSTPTASTSTNPCSFDISTSTSPSSTPSPSSGNCQSQDSLQVQHGPSSTLANRSPSPAVGSLDSKLNEVSSRSHPSSPPPFSTLAAALSTTSTASAFLVANNSNSSSLTPNDAGPPHPDIHDTLSATNHKGNGGSSEDSQKRPDIFDRSTSESKAFALLQTPGSYEPLPSSSDTTSDVHGRLEGRNSC